In Oligoflexia bacterium, the following are encoded in one genomic region:
- a CDS encoding PilZ domain-containing protein has translation MKKVKEKRSKPRIEAKVQVILQGEEQIHTVTGDLSKTGIFLKTLFPFAKVGEKLSLKIALAEDDQFFKLKGVVVRVNPMNQMDKPAGLAVAFNKIDPRYSKNFESMLLQLFKGKGLGCRKYPRAQIDLDIELSSKDYSHQALTHNISMGGLFIKTEHLNDFNLADKVKINIIHPSTKRKFLVHGEVVHLKQSEHLKGVGIKLIKLSDKRKEDLLLYFKSILSYQKRK, from the coding sequence CGCATTGAAGCCAAAGTTCAAGTCATCTTGCAAGGGGAAGAGCAAATTCACACTGTAACAGGTGATTTAAGTAAAACAGGGATTTTCTTAAAAACTTTATTTCCTTTTGCAAAAGTCGGAGAAAAACTGAGCTTAAAAATTGCTTTGGCCGAAGACGATCAATTTTTCAAATTAAAAGGTGTTGTGGTTAGAGTAAACCCCATGAATCAGATGGACAAACCCGCTGGACTTGCCGTGGCATTCAATAAAATTGATCCCCGATACTCTAAAAATTTTGAAAGCATGCTTTTACAACTGTTTAAAGGCAAAGGCTTAGGTTGTCGTAAATATCCTAGAGCACAAATAGACTTAGACATTGAGCTCTCCTCCAAGGACTACTCTCATCAAGCTTTAACCCATAATATTAGTATGGGAGGCTTGTTTATCAAAACTGAGCACCTCAATGACTTTAATTTGGCTGATAAGGTAAAAATCAACATCATTCATCCTTCTACCAAAAGAAAGTTTTTGGTTCATGGGGAAGTGGTTCATTTAAAACAATCTGAACATCTCAAGGGTGTTGGTATAAAATTGATTAAACTTTCTGATAAGCGTAAAGAAGATTTATTACTCTATTTCAAAAGCATTCTGAGCTATCAAAAAAGAAAGTAG
- a CDS encoding response regulator — translation MAKILIIEDNSTMGEGMLEILQKEGHLVDLAYQGEQGVILIKRHQYDLIFCDMRLPDMSGLEVLAEHQSSKSKAKFVFITAFGNIELAVECIKKGAYDFIPKPFTPNVLREKVIEYTQKKE, via the coding sequence ATGGCTAAGATATTAATTATTGAAGATAATAGTACCATGGGTGAAGGTATGTTAGAAATTCTACAAAAAGAAGGGCATCTTGTAGATTTAGCGTATCAAGGGGAACAAGGAGTTATTTTAATTAAACGCCATCAATATGATCTTATCTTTTGTGATATGCGCTTACCAGACATGAGTGGCCTTGAGGTGTTGGCTGAGCACCAAAGTAGTAAGAGCAAAGCTAAGTTTGTGTTTATTACGGCCTTTGGCAATATTGAGCTTGCTGTAGAATGCATTAAAAAAGGTGCCTATGATTTTATCCCTAAGCCATTTACACCCAATGTTTTGCGTGAAAAAGTAATTGAATACACACAAAAAAAAGAATAA
- the def gene encoding peptide deformylase — MALREVLTFPNPTLLKRSQDVEVFDEELQILVEDMHETMLHENGIGLAAPQIGILKRLIVIQIPESEEDEGEFFAFCNPVIKEKRGEAKIEEGCLSLPEFYVEVDRAKEITLEAYTPQGEKIILEADGLFAICIQHEIDHLDGKLLVNYVSSMKRDLYKKQVSNKV, encoded by the coding sequence ATGGCTTTACGAGAAGTATTAACATTTCCAAATCCAACTTTATTGAAGCGCTCACAAGATGTTGAGGTATTTGATGAGGAATTACAGATCCTTGTAGAAGACATGCACGAAACCATGTTGCATGAAAATGGCATTGGTTTAGCCGCCCCACAAATAGGTATTTTAAAACGCTTGATTGTCATTCAAATCCCTGAAAGTGAAGAAGATGAGGGTGAGTTTTTTGCTTTTTGCAACCCCGTCATCAAAGAAAAGCGTGGAGAAGCCAAAATAGAAGAAGGCTGTTTAAGCTTGCCTGAATTTTATGTTGAAGTTGATCGAGCCAAAGAAATCACCCTAGAAGCCTATACACCACAAGGAGAAAAAATCATCCTTGAAGCCGATGGTTTGTTTGCCATTTGTATTCAGCATGAAATTGATCACTTGGACGGTAAATTGTTAGTCAACTATGTCAGTTCCATGAAACGCGACTTGTACAAAAAACAAGTCTCCAATAAGGTATAA
- a CDS encoding aspartyl/asparaginyl beta-hydroxylase domain-containing protein, whose protein sequence is MLKENLHYWTKKYGFKIIQWLEKRMERASKFKLLAFYDPYILPWVKGLEDQWQIIRAELDRLLEHWQQLPNFQDISKDQTAITQDDHWKTVIFYGYGFKTDFNCAVCPITAEILSKIPGMTTAMFSILSPGKIIPPHRGPYKGVLRYHLALKVPQDYKNCKIRVGETWLSWQQGKSILFDDTYEHEVINNTNEDRVVLFLDIVRPFYWPISWLNRCVIFLIGRSSYVQQAKQNNAAWEKKLKKIFQ, encoded by the coding sequence ATGTTGAAAGAAAACTTACATTATTGGACAAAAAAATATGGATTTAAGATCATTCAATGGCTGGAAAAGCGCATGGAAAGAGCTTCAAAGTTTAAATTACTAGCATTCTATGATCCTTATATATTGCCTTGGGTAAAAGGACTAGAAGATCAATGGCAAATAATTAGAGCAGAATTAGACCGTTTACTTGAACATTGGCAACAATTGCCTAACTTTCAGGATATATCAAAGGATCAAACAGCCATTACTCAAGATGATCATTGGAAAACGGTTATATTTTATGGCTATGGTTTTAAGACAGATTTTAATTGTGCTGTTTGTCCCATAACAGCAGAAATTTTAAGTAAAATTCCTGGGATGACTACAGCCATGTTTTCTATATTATCTCCAGGTAAAATTATTCCACCGCATAGAGGCCCATACAAAGGGGTTTTACGCTATCACTTGGCTTTAAAAGTTCCTCAAGACTACAAAAATTGTAAAATTAGAGTGGGGGAGACTTGGCTAAGTTGGCAACAAGGAAAAAGCATACTTTTTGATGATACCTATGAACATGAAGTCATTAACAATACTAATGAAGACAGGGTCGTTTTATTTTTGGATATTGTTCGGCCTTTTTATTGGCCAATATCCTGGTTAAATAGATGTGTGATCTTTTTAATTGGTCGTTCTTCTTATGTACAGCAAGCCAAGCAAAACAATGCAGCATGGGAAAAAAAATTAAAAAAAATATTTCAGTAG
- a CDS encoding HAMP domain-containing sensor histidine kinase — MKTLMTKTLRARLFIYYLVPIAVLLTGSSWYFYSVAKKSLDYEMNLRLIHLGETLSQQIDALQIKALQDLGESSKTHLRLHKRLAQIVESNDLAYMYLIDAEGNSLVDSRPGYKLGVKYVGLDIFQKRISNALAGEASTENLYVSDLGSIQKYAFVPIINQGQVQSVIVLKADVLFFASLNILRKSLSYFTFICLLMIVVVSSIVSSRIVKPIEKLVRKAKEIGEGVLSNPIKIKADGELQYLANALEDMRCKIKQRDQERDMMLKGIAHEIKNPIGGIDLYVDILSSDLKNADNLKSVEKIGKETAAMKRVVDEFLDFARGIVLDVGEHDVDGFLLRCSESFERELKEKKIVMQVNPHGYKWTFDQHYIKRVVLNLMRNALDAVEPEKGKIVVDSKLEKNTLYITIEDNGKGILKQNLNEIYKPFFTSKAQGMGLGLAFCKKIIEKHGGIIDIQSEYEEGTVVKVSLPKHG; from the coding sequence ATGAAAACATTAATGACCAAAACCCTAAGGGCCAGATTATTTATTTATTATCTGGTTCCAATTGCAGTCTTGTTGACCGGTTCGTCATGGTATTTTTATAGTGTCGCTAAAAAAAGTTTAGATTATGAAATGAATTTACGACTTATCCATTTAGGGGAAACATTAAGCCAGCAAATTGATGCATTACAAATTAAGGCTCTACAAGATTTAGGTGAAAGCAGTAAAACACATTTACGCTTACATAAACGTTTAGCGCAGATTGTAGAGAGCAATGATTTGGCTTATATGTACCTTATAGATGCAGAAGGAAATAGTTTGGTTGATTCACGCCCAGGATATAAGCTAGGTGTAAAATATGTTGGCTTGGATATTTTTCAAAAAAGAATATCCAATGCTTTGGCAGGTGAAGCCAGTACTGAAAATCTATATGTTTCAGACTTAGGGTCTATCCAAAAATATGCCTTTGTGCCAATTATCAACCAAGGACAAGTTCAATCGGTTATTGTTTTAAAAGCAGATGTTTTATTTTTTGCAAGCTTAAATATTTTACGTAAGAGCTTGAGCTATTTTACATTTATATGCCTATTAATGATTGTTGTTGTGAGCAGTATTGTTTCATCTAGAATTGTTAAGCCTATAGAAAAGTTAGTAAGAAAAGCCAAAGAAATAGGTGAAGGTGTTTTAAGTAATCCAATTAAAATTAAAGCTGATGGTGAATTGCAGTATTTGGCTAACGCTTTGGAAGATATGCGCTGCAAGATAAAACAAAGAGATCAAGAAAGAGATATGATGCTTAAGGGGATTGCGCATGAAATTAAAAATCCAATTGGTGGCATAGATTTATATGTGGATATTTTATCCAGTGATTTAAAAAATGCAGACAATTTAAAGTCCGTAGAAAAAATAGGCAAAGAGACAGCTGCCATGAAGCGTGTTGTGGATGAGTTTTTAGATTTTGCCAGAGGGATTGTTTTAGATGTAGGGGAGCACGATGTTGATGGGTTTTTGTTGAGATGCAGTGAATCTTTTGAACGTGAACTTAAAGAGAAAAAAATTGTTATGCAAGTTAACCCCCATGGCTACAAGTGGACCTTTGACCAACATTATATCAAGCGTGTTGTACTCAATTTAATGAGAAATGCTCTGGATGCTGTAGAGCCTGAGAAAGGGAAGATTGTTGTTGATTCAAAGTTAGAAAAAAACACTTTGTATATTACAATTGAAGATAACGGTAAGGGGATCTTAAAACAAAACTTAAATGAGATATACAAACCTTTCTTTACCAGTAAAGCACAAGGTATGGGCTTGGGCCTGGCCTTTTGTAAAAAAATCATTGAAAAACATGGCGGTATTATTGATATACAGTCTGAGTATGAAGAAGGGACTGTGGTGAAAGTGAGTTTACCCAAACATGGCTAA
- the fmt gene encoding methionyl-tRNA formyltransferase: MHPKTQRIVFFGTPDFAVPCLQAIIESGRDIVQVITQPDKPKGRGKQLAAPAIKVYCQQQNIPYLQPKKIKTEAFYTQLEQFKADIFVVVAFGRIFTSRHLSICPYTLNVHASLLPKWRGASPIQRSLQYGDQQTGISIMQLVEELDAGDVMYQAAIDIGPNMRFEDLSQQLSSLGAESIVKALDLIDQDKAHFEQQNHAQASFCPPIKVEEAQINWKKPSLDIHNLIRAFHLWPGAFCSDGQNRIKILHSQLSDPPEHLLTQNNYTGGQLIYGKKQLWVKTADAWLEILEVQMPGKKQVPIQAFLAGYKNKNIDRWQ, encoded by the coding sequence TTGCATCCTAAAACTCAACGCATTGTATTTTTTGGGACTCCAGATTTCGCTGTCCCTTGCTTACAGGCTATTATAGAGTCTGGCAGGGATATAGTTCAGGTCATCACTCAGCCAGATAAACCCAAAGGCAGAGGCAAGCAATTGGCAGCTCCAGCAATTAAAGTGTATTGCCAACAGCAAAACATTCCTTACCTTCAACCCAAAAAAATTAAAACCGAAGCTTTTTATACTCAGTTGGAGCAATTTAAAGCTGATATCTTTGTTGTTGTTGCCTTTGGTAGAATCTTTACATCAAGACACCTAAGTATTTGTCCTTATACCCTCAACGTTCACGCTTCTTTACTGCCCAAATGGCGTGGAGCTTCCCCTATTCAGAGATCTTTACAATATGGTGACCAACAAACAGGCATCTCTATCATGCAATTGGTAGAAGAATTGGATGCTGGTGATGTCATGTATCAAGCTGCTATAGATATCGGTCCCAACATGCGTTTTGAAGACTTATCACAGCAACTGTCTAGCCTAGGCGCAGAGTCTATTGTTAAAGCCCTAGACTTGATTGATCAGGACAAGGCTCATTTTGAACAGCAAAACCATGCTCAAGCCAGTTTTTGTCCGCCAATTAAAGTTGAAGAAGCACAAATTAATTGGAAAAAACCCAGTTTGGATATTCACAATCTTATTCGCGCTTTTCATCTTTGGCCCGGTGCTTTTTGCTCTGATGGCCAGAATAGAATTAAAATTTTACACAGTCAGTTATCTGATCCCCCTGAGCATTTATTAACCCAAAACAATTATACCGGTGGCCAGCTTATTTATGGTAAAAAACAACTCTGGGTTAAAACGGCTGATGCTTGGTTGGAAATCTTAGAAGTGCAAATGCCGGGTAAAAAACAAGTGCCCATTCAAGCCTTTCTTGCCGGATACAAAAACAAAAATATAGATCGTTGGCAGTAG
- the rpe gene encoding ribulose-phosphate 3-epimerase, which produces MSKQVLIAPSILSADFSILGQEIKAVEEAGADWLHIDVMDGHFVPNLTMGPMILDSIKQCSDLYLDVHLMVNQPEQWLEPFAKAGANGLTIHAEATPHIQRCLRAIKDLGLKAGVSLTPSTPLSFIEHVMDDLDLLLLMTVNPGFGGQSYIPAMTQKIANAAELIKQSGKNIILQVDGGVNIETVAQIKKAGAQCLVAGSAVFHDKLQNYSKAIQALKV; this is translated from the coding sequence ATGTCCAAACAAGTTCTTATTGCCCCTTCTATTCTATCCGCTGATTTTTCTATTTTAGGCCAAGAAATCAAAGCCGTTGAAGAGGCTGGTGCGGATTGGCTACACATTGATGTCATGGACGGTCATTTTGTTCCCAATTTAACCATGGGTCCCATGATTCTTGACTCCATTAAACAATGCAGTGATTTGTATTTAGATGTGCATTTAATGGTAAACCAGCCAGAACAATGGCTTGAACCTTTTGCCAAAGCTGGTGCAAATGGCTTGACCATTCATGCTGAAGCCACCCCACATATTCAACGCTGTTTACGCGCTATCAAAGACTTGGGCCTAAAGGCTGGCGTATCCTTAACTCCTTCTACACCACTGTCCTTTATTGAACATGTGATGGACGATTTAGACTTATTATTATTGATGACCGTAAATCCAGGTTTTGGTGGTCAGAGTTACATTCCTGCCATGACCCAAAAAATTGCAAATGCAGCAGAGCTAATTAAACAAAGTGGCAAAAACATTATTTTGCAAGTGGATGGTGGTGTAAACATTGAAACAGTTGCTCAAATAAAAAAAGCCGGCGCCCAATGTCTGGTAGCCGGCTCAGCAGTTTTTCATGATAAACTTCAAAACTATTCTAAAGCGATACAAGCACTAAAAGTTTAA